In Chaetodon auriga isolate fChaAug3 chromosome 22, fChaAug3.hap1, whole genome shotgun sequence, the genomic window GTCACGCGCGGCATTCATGTGAATTTCATGATTTAAGATCACTCGTAAAGTTTCAGCACAGTCAGTTTGTCATCGCAGCTGACGGAGccgtcgcacacacacacgcacacagtcgcAGTGTATGCATCATAGGAGGAGGAAGTGACTGACTGCCACAGGAAGCAAGCGTGCCACAGGGGAGCGATATTCCCAGGCTCATAAACTGCACAAGCCACCGGCTTTAGAGCCGTGACGGTAAACCTCGCAGGGATGAGTGACGGCTGGAACGCGCTGCTTTGAAATGCCGCCGCTGCTTTAAAGGACTGAAAGGTCTTTAGGGATGTTTCGAAATCTTTCTTCTATCCTCTGAAGTCTTTAGTGAACACAAGTAGCAAGGGAAACTCAACATTTAGACTTTATCTCCAGATGGGCCTGAAAATGTCGAGTTAAAGCTGGTAGATGTGAGTAGATTAGAGCCTGAATGCACGGTGTGCCTCttcatatcagtgtgtgtgtgtgtgtgtgtgtgtgttaatgaaggTGTAAAGTGCACGAGAAGCCTCCTGTAGTTGAGCTGCCGTAGACGTGTGTGTGAATACGTTCATGCTTAAAATATCTCCGTCTCCGTCTTTGTACAGCTTTGAccctgtgtctctttgtctccccCCACAGGGCTTGAGGAACAAGCCAAAGAAGACGGGACATGTCAAACCAGACCTTATAGATGTGGACTTGGTTAGAGGTGagaaggaaatgtgtgtgtgtgtgtttgtatgtgtgtgtgcgtgcaaacTTCCTCTCCATCAAACTAATTAGATTAGATACCAGGCAGGCTTCCTGCTAAAGCTAAAGCCATCAGACACACTAGGTCCGCTCAGTGGCatcaacataaaacacacatgaaccTGAGATGCCGGTGTCGCACTGCCAACCTCCTGTCAGTGCTAATCCtcactctttctgtcttcatcgCTCTATCTGcgctctcatctctgtctcatATTCGTCGCATTTTCAATTATTCATCGAATCGGCCAAATTCATCCTCATTGTTATtgaggaagatggagggagataaTCAAGAGAGAAGCGGAGGAGGAGGTTAGATAAACAGGAAGGGGGGGATGTGGGGAAGTGCGACAAAGACGTGCCGCGATGGAAAGAggccaaaaaagacagaagaggaggaagataaaAGATAAACACAGCTTTATTGTGACTGCAGGATGTTTTAAGTGATGAGCTTTTGCGCTCGCTGCACAGCCGTTTGGTTTAATTAGCTCCCCTCGTTAAACTAAGGGTACgtttgctctcttcctctgcaggttcGGCGTTTGCCAAGGCCAAACCGGAGAGCCCGTGGACGTCGCTGACCAGGAAGGGCATCGTCAGAGTGgtcttcttccccttcttttACCGATGGTGGATCCAGGTCACCTCCAGAGCCATTTTCCTCTTACTGCTGGCTCTCTATCTGCTGCAGGGTGGGTGTGAGCTACAATTTCTAGTTGTAAGAGTGTCCAGTGAGGTTTATTCACAGCACCATCATCTGAACTTTTACTGACTGATCTGCTGTCTGGGCTGAATTGATCCTCAGCGGACATTTAAATGCAacatgttcagcagcagcagcagcagtgtttctgtttttctaacaTCTTGCGAGCATGGAGTTACTCCCAGGTTACAcccacagagctgcacacagaTGCCGCCCAAACACTTTCAAGACCACTGAGCAGTGTTTTCCACCACCTACATCATGATGCCCTTTTCAGCCCTGATGAAAACagactgttttcttctctctctccaaccCTCCACCCTTCCTGCTtacttcctcacacacacacctctaaaaCACTGCTATTCACTCAACTTTTTGCCCATTTTAGCAGTTAGATGTTTGACTGTCTTTGTCATGAAGTATCACAGCTATATGCACATCACATGTAGATGCAAAGCTATTGGAAATCCACGGTAATGAAAGTTACTCCTGCACACCGACTCCAAATCTGATAATGTGAATTTTCTGTAACGTACTGAATGCTTGACTGTGTCCCTCccgcagtggcagcagcagtccTGTACGTGACCATCCCTCAGCCTCATGGGATACCGGCCACCGAGGTGTTCGGAGCCATCTGGCTCATGTTGCTGCTGGGCACCGTCCACTGTCAGATCGTCTCCACCAGGACCCCGAAACCTGCCTCCAGCAGCGGGGGGAAGAGACGCAGGTAAGGACGGGAACAGAAAAGGGGGAAATACTGTGTATGAAAAGCAGTgagtcagagaaaaacaaagaaacctgttcagggagagagggaaggaaggaaagatgaAGCAAAGGAAAGAAGAGTGAGCCTCTAGAGATGCCAAGCACAAGACGGAGCACGAGGGGAGGAAGAAAGTTGAGGAAAGAAACGAGTGAATCCGTCTTTTGTTGCTGGTTTGCATTTGTCTCAGTCAGCTTCTTTCACTAAAAGTCAGACTGGACAGAAACATGTTCATCATGGAGAGTTTCCTCACATCTCAGCCAACATGAACGGCCAGCAAACTTGATTTAGTCTGATCTAAACCtcttaaatgtgtcattttagcACTTTCTTGTTCTTTAAAGAATGGGGAGCCGCGTTTAGAGAAAGCCTTTGTTTTGTATCTAGTGTGTGGTTACCACCTGCCAAGCAAGTGGATTCTTCTCTGAGAGCACACGAGACGAGTCATTTGACCTCCAATGTTTCAGGAAATCTCTCCATGATCAATCAAACGTCGCTGGTTAAAGACAAATGGGCTTGGCTGTGTGTGAAAGTAGAAAGTAGCTGGCTTTCCttggtgtgtttttgtagtttttaggCTTGCAGTTTgtgacttttctctctgttggttCAAAGCTTGtcagtgtcctgctgctgtttctggttCAAAATGATGTTAAGACAATTTTCAGACTGTTGGGAAGAAAATTGGACCATGCCACAGTTTTGGAAAGGGTTTGGGGAGGTTTGTGAGTTCGGGGCATCCAGGTGTTTACGTCATCACCAAATCAACCTCGGTGCTCTTTCACACCAAGGACGATTAAGGAGAAGTCATGAATTAATACTACACAAAGTTGTTCCTCTGTAcatttctcttcatctgtctttctctttattGTAGACATTTTACCTcccagaggaaaagagaaataagTCTCATCACAGGACACTTTTCATGTGTCactaatccttttttttttttttttttcaagaaacaTTCTCTGACATTTGGTTCCTTGAGGTCACAAAGCAAATTTAGCTGTCACGGAAAAATACACCAGACATGTCAACCTGATGTTTAAGGAGCTAATCTGCCAAATGTGACTTTAATGTGAATGTTCTGCAGTAGTAGAAGAAAAGTGTCTTGTTTTTCACAATTTCATatgaacacagaaaatgagctcAGATCATGTCTTCAGATTTCATTGCGTCTTGATATTGCAAAGCTATTTTAAAAGTTTGAATAAAGAAATACAGAACAACAGCTTATGATAGGATTTCTGTAGAATTTGTCTTTTAACTGTCTCAGTCAATGTGTCCAGCAGGTGCCTGAGTTTTGGGTACCTGATTAAAAATGTAGCCAGGTTCCCGGTGGACACACTGCTGTAGTCTCAGGTCTTTTTAGTGTCCAGGTCCGCTCTAAGTCTCTCTCCACACTTCTATTCTTTCCAAACTGAAGGAAGTTGAGGAAGGCATCTCAGATGGAGGTGCATAGGGAAGGCGACGGGTCTAGCACTACCGATAACACACAGGAGGGGGCGCCACACTCCCACTCAGCCAGCACCACATACAGCCTGGGCGCTCTCTTCCAAGATTTCTGGCATGATATCTGTAAAGCTGGGTGTGTATTTTCGTTTCCCATCTTCCTAAAATGAGATGTACGAAGACTGGGCTGGAGTTCAGTTCACCAAATGATCCTGGTCAAAGGTTTTACCAGGAATAAAACTGTAGTTGGAATAAATTAGTTTAAGTAGGTTAATTTACACAAGTGAATAAACCTACTTAAAGTCATGGACTTAAATACTGAGTGAAGAGCTGAACCCCGGCCTGGCTTCAGACCAAACCTGGTCTTCTTCAGCTGCAACATCACTTCCTCTCAAATCACAGTCACTACTTTTACCGGCCCATGAAATTTTCCTCATACGTTGATGAACAGTTTGTGGTGAAAACATTGTTCTGACCTTGTAGTTAATCTCTCTGTTGATCCCTGTGCTATCAAAACGTAGCTTCACCAGCAGTGTTTGGCCTGTggtgcagctgttttcactgaggaACGGAGGGATTTTGCAGCTGATTTTGATGTGCATGACTTAGTGATCAAGCTGCGTTCAAAAGAAGCATGGGGCGAGGTTCTTGGCTGGAGAAAAATCTACCAATTAATCAACTGTAAACTCCATTTATACCCTTTTTAAAGGCATGAAATGTCTGGAATTTGAATTTTGTTGTAAGGCCGCCGCTCGTCCCCAGGCTTCTGCTTCGTCCAGCCGACATTGTGGAACATTTCTGAGCACTAATTAACTCTCGATTCGGTTACTTCATCTATTGATTATCTGCCACAGTCACTTCAACCCGTCAGCTCATTCCTCTCATTAATGCTCTGATTTACTCACTGTTTAACTTCATTCCTGTTTGTAAGGAAGACAGAGATACTAAAGTTAAAATACTTGATGCTCCGTGTTTTTAGCCCTAATCCATTTATTTAACTCAGTGTTTTGTACAGCACTCTCTGTGTATCTGGTGTTCAGTTAGTGTGATTGTTCCACAGTGTTGTGCTGAATGCATCCCATTTGTGATTTATCTCAGTGCATGTCTGCTTTTGAGACTGACTGTCATGACTGGAAactcactgtctgctgtgtatctacatatctgtctccatctgtcgGTCTTCTGCTGTCCCCGTCTtgctttttcttccctcctttgCTTCCTCCATCAGATCCAAGAAGTCCAAGCTGTCCATCGACAAGTCGACTGAGACGGACAACGGCTATGTGTCGCTGGACGGCCGGGTGACCAACCGCAGCAGCGAGGAGGGGCTCCAGCTCCACGAGCAGCGATGCGATTCGCTGAACAGGGCCGACGAGGTGTGCTGGAACTCTCACGTCAAGccgacacacactcacacaccccgCAGCGCGGGACTGATGCTGGCGAGCGGCAACAAGGTGATCCATCAAAGCACAGGCGGGAGTCTTGATAGTTGCCGATTGATCATCGCGTCAGTGCTCGACAGACctgcaaaatgtgtgtttgtccaggaTCTGACGTGTGTGTCGTGTGTCTTTTAGGAGCCAGCGTCAGACGAGGCGTCCAGCGAGGAGGACCCCGAAGCATCTTACAGCGCCCTCCGCAGGGGAGTGGAAAGAATGAACAGCGACTGCACGCTCAGAAACCGCAAGAATACACACCACTATAAGAAACACTATGCTGTGGaggtacatacacacacacacactttgatcagTGTATGACAGAAAAATGCTAACAGGATGTGTCAGTTCACACAATAACAATCatccctttctgtctgtcaggacgTCCCCAAGTCTGGCACCAGCTGTAGTTCCAGATGTTCCAGTCTGAGGACTCAGGACTCGGAGAGCACTCGACACGAGTCCGAGACCGAGGACCTGATGTGGGAAGACTTCCTGCACTGTGCCGAGTGCAGATCATCCTGCACCTCCGAGACAGGTCAGAGGCAAAGATGGGCCTAGAGTGGTTTGTTTAAAGTCGGTCTGTGTCATGAAACTGACTCTGTGACTCCTTTTGttcacagagggagaaggaggagcgACGCCTGTGTGTCCTCCTGCTAAAAAGGAATACAGAGACGACCCTTTCCATCAGGTCTGTAAACCCTCTTACATCAGACATGTGGCTTCATGTGGCACCCTTCAGTGTAACTTAAGCTGCGATGATTAGcagatgtgaatatttataggaatgtaaataaaaactctTTGCTTCCTTTGATTGAAAAAATAGGTTTATTTTTTACAATGTCATGGTTTACATACAGCGATTGTttcaaaagcattaaaatgactgaGTGAAATATGTAGCTATGGCCTGTTTAACACTAGAAGAGCCATTTAAATGCTGTTGAAACCTTTGCAGAGTCCCACAGAGCAGAGTGCTTAACAGACAGGTCAGTAACAGTGTGGATGCTGTGGTGTGTGCACATTTTCCCCCTCAGGGTCACGTTCCATGGCTGCACAGCTCCAACCCCGGTCTGGAGAGAGTGAGCGCCATAGTGTGGGAGGGAAACGAGTGTAAGAAGGCCGACATGTCCGTCCTGGAGATCAGCGGCATGATCATGAACAGAGTGAGTTATTAAAGCAAGGCGCACCTTTCCTGTTTTACCTCCCACGCTGTCGTCTGCTCGACGGACGCTGACGTCATCAGGTTGTCTCATCAGCTTGCAAAACTGTAAAGTAAAAAGTAGTTTATTAAACTTATCTTTACCTtaatcacaagcaaggttcaagacagaaaacagtttgCGTGTACATCTGTGTGAGACCAATGATGGTTAAACATGGATCTTATATCCTGTAGACCTTCATACTTGGCATGCATCAAATAATCTGATGTTAGATTGGATGCATGAATTACTGAGTGTACTTTTTCCAAGTTTTTCAAACCAAAATACTTCAGGGTTTTTGCGCTGCACTCTTGTTATCATATAAAGTGAACTCACTGAAGTGTGCACTGCTGCATCCTGTCAGTAGAAGAGGGGATTAACAACAGAAACTACTGCTGTAACCTCACTAcctgtttctctgcctccctcacaGGTCAATCTCTACACTCCTGGTATTGGTTACCAGGTCTTTGGGAACCTGGTTTCAGTGACGCTCGGCCTCACACCTTTCGCGTACAGGTACTGCCAGCATAAATTTGGTGTTACCTCTTCTCTACTGCATTTACAGACTTCTTCCTGAAGAAGCTCCTCCATATTAAAGGCTGTCAGTCGTTGGAAACATGCTCACTAACGCTTCACTTCCTGCAGGCTGGCTCAGTACCGCGACTTGGATCAGCTCACCACGCTCTCAGCCAATGAGCTGCTCTCTGTGGCGCTGGGAGGCGGGTGTGGATCGGACGCCTTGGTCGTCACCATGGTGACACTCAGCTTCCTGGTGCGCGTTTGCCTTATatggctcttcttcttcctgctcagCGTAGCGGAGAGGACGTACAAACAGGTGAGACGATCAAGTAGTGCGACAGATTTTTTACTTCATCCTGAAGCTCAGTCAAATGCGTGTCTGTGTAGATTAAATTAGGGAGATTTACCTCTTAATGTTcacgtgtgtgtttcagaggctACTGTTTGCCAAGCTGTTTGGTCACCTGACCTCCGCCCGCAGAGCCAGGAAGTCTGAGGTCCCTCATTTCAGACTGAAGAAAGTTCAGAACATCAAGATGTGGCTGTCGCTACGCTCCTACCTCAAGGTAATTTTATTTTAGAACAGAAAAATTTGCCTCCGCGCTGAAGTGCTCACCAACATTGCCGGCTGTAATGAATGAATGGCCGTTGCCTTTGCAGAGACGGGGTCCTCAGCGTTCAGTGGATGTGATCGTGTCGTCTGCCTTCCTGCTCACTCTGTCCGTCGTCTTCATCTGCTGCGCTCAGGTAACGTCCGTCAAATCATCAGAGACATTCCAGCGGTGATCATCTGTGAATACATCCACATTCAACCAGTTAGCATCATCATTTTAGATGTTGCAtcaacaaacatgcaaatgagagTTTAGCTGTATTAAAACACAGTACAGGTGTTCAGGGCTAACATTTCTTCCAGACCACTAGAGACACCCAGATGTCCATCATGTGCGATAGAAAACCCTTTTCAAACTTGACTTTGACCTGGATTTAGGATTGTATGTTGAGTGTTTACAGTGTCGCTGCATGATGAATTAAAGCATATGTACCataacaaatcaaacaaatcagtACTCTATTTAGTCTGTGTCTTCAAAGAGGCTGTGCATGGCTCCTCTGAACTATCTACTGTGAACAGCAGAACCGTGTCAGAACAGGCTACCCAACAAGCACAGCTCAAGAAACTGAGGCAGGCACTGCAGTCATGTTCTGCCACATGTAGGTGTTATGTGACAAATGTAGCCACACATCAGAGCTAATTGGAAAAGTCACTGCTTAGACTAcgcagacacacctgcacagaaGTGACAGCTAATCTTTAACTTACAACTAAGAGAAAGGAAACGCCTGCAAATGACTGTAATGACGTCTCATCAGCATGTCCGTGTCTTCTCTGATCCCACCACTGGGAGGCGACAAAGCAAATTTTTCCTATTTCCAAACATTCAGAAAGTCATGATGCTAATTGCTCAGTTTAGTTTAAAAGAAGCATGACGTTACAGACTGGATTAACATGCTCACgtctcttcctccagctgctgcacgTCCATGAGACGTTCCTGGAGTGTCACTATAACTGGGAGCTGGTGATCTGGTGCTCCAGCCTGACGCTGTTCCTCCTCCGCTTCGTCACTCTGGGCTCCGAGACCAGCAAGAAGTACAGCAACACCTCCATACTGCTCACTGAACAGGtacatgcagagaaaacacacacacacagagcacgcCAATCAGACCACACACAGGCTGTCAAACGCTGATCCGCCGTGTGCTTCACAGATCAACCTGTACCTGAAGATGGAGAAGAAGCCAAACAAGAAGGAGGAGCTGACGCTGGTCAACAACGTCTTAAAACTGGCCACCAAACTACTCAAGGTACcgtctgtcttcattttcaggATCCTTTATGCTCCTTTTCTGACCGTCTGAGAGTCTAACCTGCTGcgtgtcctctctgtctccaggagTTAGACACTCCCTTCAGGTTGTATGGTTTGACTATGAACCCTCTGCTCTACAACATCACCCAGGTGGTCATCCTGTCCGCTGTGTCTGGAGTCATATCCGACCTGTTAGGGTTTAACCTGAAGGTAACTGTCTAATTTTCTAGTTTTCCAGTAACGAGCCGAGTTCAGATCAGACAAAAGCTTGATGTTTTTTCTGTACCGCTGCTTTCAGTTGCTGTGGAATAAACTGTGAAACAGTCACAAAGGTTACTGGCTTCAGGAGCATTCATGATGCTGATTAGCACCAGCTTGTTAGCGGTTAGCAtcacatgtttcacacagaTTAAATGAATTTTGCTGAACAACGTTCTGGTGTGACTGTAGACTTTTGGAAAAAGCCTAGAAAGCAGCAGTCAAGACTAATTTAGATGTGCTCGAGTACTGCCCTGAAGTACTTCAAACTAATATCACTATACTTAATACTTTTAGGGCAGTTTTGCCCTTTTTACTGCTCAACAGCTGACAAGTTACTTTGTATTTACTCAACATAAAGAAGTTAAAGGAATTCGCTCCTGATCAGCAGCaacatgagtacttttacttttgatactggAGTAGAGGCAGAGCTCAGTGTTTTTACAAGCTGCTACTCTGAGTCCTTCTGTAACAGGCGGAGGCTTCTGTACTAACCCTGTTGTCTTCCTGTTGGCAGCTGTGGAAGATCAAATCATGACAGTGAACGGAGAAAGGGCGTCGCTCTCGCTGACTGACCGATCGACCGACTGGACAGCCGGACGTCGATCTCTGCATATCGGAGTGCTTTGACCTTCAACGTTCCCACTTTGTGCAATTCACAAACTATTTATTTACCCACTCAGTGTTTTTACTTAGGGTTTATCTGAATTGtagtttgtttcatttttttgtgttgatgACACAAAGCGATGCTACATTTGAGCTGTCTACAAACAAGTGTTAGTATTATTCTAAGCGTAAATTATTATGTTGATGGTTTAGGTTCTCAGCTGCAGACggctcatttttcattcatgaatTTGAAGGCAAAGTGTTGAGATGCCGATGGGGCAAAAAcctttttattgtcattgtgtgttttgtttgcttaaaGTTATTATTTATATGTTGAGTCAATTTCAAAACAAGCCTTCAGACTCTGTTACGACCTTCAATACACGCGTTAGTCTGGCGGTTTTCCTCAGAAAACCAAGTTTTCTCTGATTTTGTTGCAACCTAAAGCTTCAGTTGTAATGTATGTAAAAACTTTAAACCACAGAGTATATGGTGATCAAACTACCGTTAAAAGGTTCCTTTGTTAGCTGAAATCTGGCCGGTTTGGAGCACAAACGCTCCAGCAACATTAAAGATGCATTCGGTGTAATTCCTGGTGTCGGACAAATACGAATGTAAACATTGTCTGATTCCCAATCTGTAATAACTTTACTGACATATCTGTCAGTGGACGTGAACAGAACTGATGTGAAGGGAAAGCTGACTTACCTGAGCGAGCGGTCTGTCCGCCGACGTCGCTGCAGAGAAACAATCACACGGTTAATGTGTTAGAAGACACAGACGTGTAGAAATAACAACATCCTTTTTTACTCTTCTTTGGACCCACATCAGCGGGTTTGACAGTATTTTCAGCAATACATGTAGGCGATAACAAGCAGCATCCGTTAAAACGAGCGGGAAATGAATGAGATTTGGTTCGAATCACTCTTGTTTCtgctaacaatcccacaatgcatcaTCATGTTTATACATgtgaaaatgtctaaaaatgagATTCATGTGTCCAAAATATAAGTTTGTTTGTTACTTTAGAGGAATTAGGCCGTTTTAGTTGAACACCTTTATGTGTAACTACTTACACTTAAAATATCACAGCAGCACGAAACACGTTTGACAGTCTGCTCAGTCTGTGTCCATCGACATTTACTAACTTAACAGATTGAGTGAATTTCATATCAGATTTGATCTCAAACCCTCCCAGCGAATTCCCCTTCAACAGTGATCAAAGTGAGGTTTCTAAACGCTGCAGTTCAAACAGGTCTGACCATGAATGAAGATAACGCACTTTAAAGGCAGATTTAAAAcgcaacagaagaagaagtagtTACATCCTGTTTGCTTT contains:
- the LOC143314760 gene encoding protein PHTF2 isoform X1; the encoded protein is MASKVKDAVVWYQKKIGAYDQQIWEKSVEQREIKGLRNKPKKTGHVKPDLIDVDLVRGSAFAKAKPESPWTSLTRKGIVRVVFFPFFYRWWIQVTSRAIFLLLLALYLLQVAAAVLYVTIPQPHGIPATEVFGAIWLMLLLGTVHCQIVSTRTPKPASSSGGKRRRKLRKASQMEVHREGDGSSTTDNTQEGAPHSHSASTTYSLGALFQDFWHDICKAGSKKSKLSIDKSTETDNGYVSLDGRVTNRSSEEGLQLHEQRCDSLNRADEVCWNSHVKPTHTHTPRSAGLMLASGNKEPASDEASSEEDPEASYSALRRGVERMNSDCTLRNRKNTHHYKKHYAVEDVPKSGTSCSSRCSSLRTQDSESTRHESETEDLMWEDFLHCAECRSSCTSETEGEGGATPVCPPAKKEYRDDPFHQGHVPWLHSSNPGLERVSAIVWEGNECKKADMSVLEISGMIMNRVNLYTPGIGYQVFGNLVSVTLGLTPFAYRLAQYRDLDQLTTLSANELLSVALGGGCGSDALVVTMVTLSFLVRVCLIWLFFFLLSVAERTYKQRLLFAKLFGHLTSARRARKSEVPHFRLKKVQNIKMWLSLRSYLKRRGPQRSVDVIVSSAFLLTLSVVFICCAQLLHVHETFLECHYNWELVIWCSSLTLFLLRFVTLGSETSKKYSNTSILLTEQINLYLKMEKKPNKKEELTLVNNVLKLATKLLKELDTPFRLYGLTMNPLLYNITQVVILSAVSGVISDLLGFNLKLWKIKS
- the LOC143314760 gene encoding protein PHTF2 isoform X3, with translation MASKVKDAVVWYQKKIGAYDQQIWEKSVEQREIKGLRNKPKKTGHVKPDLIDVDLVRGSAFAKAKPESPWTSLTRKGIVRVVFFPFFYRWWIQVTSRAIFLLLLALYLLQVAAAVLYVTIPQPHGIPATEVFGAIWLMLLLGTVHCQIVSTRTPKPASSSGGKRRRSKKSKLSIDKSTETDNGYVSLDGRVTNRSSEEGLQLHEQRCDSLNRADEVCWNSHVKPTHTHTPRSAGLMLASGNKEPASDEASSEEDPEASYSALRRGVERMNSDCTLRNRKNTHHYKKHYAVEDVPKSGTSCSSRCSSLRTQDSESTRHESETEDLMWEDFLHCAECRSSCTSETEGEGGATPVCPPAKKEYRDDPFHQGHVPWLHSSNPGLERVSAIVWEGNECKKADMSVLEISGMIMNRVNLYTPGIGYQVFGNLVSVTLGLTPFAYRLAQYRDLDQLTTLSANELLSVALGGGCGSDALVVTMVTLSFLVRVCLIWLFFFLLSVAERTYKQRLLFAKLFGHLTSARRARKSEVPHFRLKKVQNIKMWLSLRSYLKRRGPQRSVDVIVSSAFLLTLSVVFICCAQLLHVHETFLECHYNWELVIWCSSLTLFLLRFVTLGSETSKKYSNTSILLTEQINLYLKMEKKPNKKEELTLVNNVLKLATKLLKELDTPFRLYGLTMNPLLYNITQVVILSAVSGVISDLLGFNLKLWKIKS
- the LOC143314760 gene encoding protein PHTF2 isoform X2; this translates as MASKVKDAVVWYQKKIGAYDQQIWEKSVEQREIKGLRNKPKKTGHVKPDLIDVDLVRGSAFAKAKPESPWTSLTRKGIVRVVFFPFFYRWWIQVTSRAIFLLLLALYLLQVAAAVLYVTIPQPHGIPATEVFGAIWLMLLLGTVHCQIVSTRTPKPASSSGGKRRRKLRKASQMEVHREGDGSSTTDNTQEGAPHSHSASTTYSLGALFQDFWHDICKAGSKKSKLSIDKSTETDNGYVSLDGRVTNRSSEEGLQLHEQRCDSLNRADEEPASDEASSEEDPEASYSALRRGVERMNSDCTLRNRKNTHHYKKHYAVEDVPKSGTSCSSRCSSLRTQDSESTRHESETEDLMWEDFLHCAECRSSCTSETEGEGGATPVCPPAKKEYRDDPFHQGHVPWLHSSNPGLERVSAIVWEGNECKKADMSVLEISGMIMNRVNLYTPGIGYQVFGNLVSVTLGLTPFAYRLAQYRDLDQLTTLSANELLSVALGGGCGSDALVVTMVTLSFLVRVCLIWLFFFLLSVAERTYKQRLLFAKLFGHLTSARRARKSEVPHFRLKKVQNIKMWLSLRSYLKRRGPQRSVDVIVSSAFLLTLSVVFICCAQLLHVHETFLECHYNWELVIWCSSLTLFLLRFVTLGSETSKKYSNTSILLTEQINLYLKMEKKPNKKEELTLVNNVLKLATKLLKELDTPFRLYGLTMNPLLYNITQVVILSAVSGVISDLLGFNLKLWKIKS
- the LOC143314760 gene encoding protein PHTF2 isoform X4; translation: MASKVKDAVVWYQKKIGAYDQQIWEKSVEQREIKGLRNKPKKTGHVKPDLIDVDLVRGSAFAKAKPESPWTSLTRKGIVRVVFFPFFYRWWIQVTSRAIFLLLLALYLLQVAAAVLYVTIPQPHGIPATEVFGAIWLMLLLGTVHCQIVSTRTPKPASSSGGKRRRSKKSKLSIDKSTETDNGYVSLDGRVTNRSSEEGLQLHEQRCDSLNRADEEPASDEASSEEDPEASYSALRRGVERMNSDCTLRNRKNTHHYKKHYAVEDVPKSGTSCSSRCSSLRTQDSESTRHESETEDLMWEDFLHCAECRSSCTSETEGEGGATPVCPPAKKEYRDDPFHQGHVPWLHSSNPGLERVSAIVWEGNECKKADMSVLEISGMIMNRVNLYTPGIGYQVFGNLVSVTLGLTPFAYRLAQYRDLDQLTTLSANELLSVALGGGCGSDALVVTMVTLSFLVRVCLIWLFFFLLSVAERTYKQRLLFAKLFGHLTSARRARKSEVPHFRLKKVQNIKMWLSLRSYLKRRGPQRSVDVIVSSAFLLTLSVVFICCAQLLHVHETFLECHYNWELVIWCSSLTLFLLRFVTLGSETSKKYSNTSILLTEQINLYLKMEKKPNKKEELTLVNNVLKLATKLLKELDTPFRLYGLTMNPLLYNITQVVILSAVSGVISDLLGFNLKLWKIKS